In the genome of Impatiens glandulifera chromosome 6, dImpGla2.1, whole genome shotgun sequence, the window AGGAGTTCACACACTTAGAATCAAGCCTTCCAAACCTTTTCATTTCGAATATCTTCACCAGACAGACTTATAGGTGGCTCCATGGCAAGCAAAGCTATTGTTTGGAGTATATGACTATGAACTATATCTCGTATAACCCCATAGCCCTCAAAGTACTTACCTTGCATCTGCATAGCCATATCCTCTGACAGAATAACCTATAAACCAgaattaactaaataaatgcACTTAAAtccagaaagaaagaaaaaaagttaatgaGAAAACTCACTTGTATATTCCTTATATAAGCCCGGTTCCATAGAGGCTGGAAAATTAGGTTAGAAAACCTTAGAACAATGAGGTTTTCGATAATGTTCCTTCCCAGAAGATGATCTATCCTGAGGGAAAATAGATTGAAAGGAATTAATTAtagagaaattttattaatgatcaaaatattatgatatcgttttttttataaaatggccATGAATGCTCGTATCCACGACcttcaatcaaaatattatgttatcaCTCATTCATACCTATACAATTGTTTCTCCTCGAACTTGGAAAGAAGATAACGAGTCAAATTGCTAGAAGATGGTAAATCAAATCCAAAAGGTTTCTCAACTATCACACGATTCCAGCCGTTCCTGGTTTGTGCATAATGAGCAAGTGAGGAAGAAACATCTAGGAGAGCTTCTTGGGGTACAGCAAGATAAAATATTCTATTTGCTCCCGAATCTCCCTGATGCAGGTATGCCATTGAAAAAATCAACTACCAGAAGTGGTATAGctaagagcttgtttaatgtaggatttttttaaaataactcacattttttaaagaaagaaaataactgatttgatgaaaaagtggattatttggattaaatgattaaaatataatttgtaatcAATAcgaaaatgttataaaaaataaagggtttTTAAGCTGATGATGGAACAAGCCCTAAGTGATCAACAAAGAATCACCTTACCTCAACCAAATTCATCCGGCTATGCAGTTCTGACATCCCTTCTTTGTTGTCAGATCCTCCATTTAGATAAAATGTTCTACTGAGAAAGGTTTCCAGTTTATCTGCGCAGCTTTGCCTGCAGCATAGCAACCGATTCAAGAGAACTACTTAAGGCATCAAGAAATAAGAAAATGATATGCAAATCAGAATAACGAGAgttggaataaaaaaaaatgcatccATGTTAAAACGAAAACATTTTCAGGAACAACTTATCAGTGTGGCTCATAGCTGAAATAAGTCAATAAACAGTAGAAAATGTACATGACATCAACATATGCAACTGAAGAGATGTTATACACATTTCATAAGGTAAAAAGGTACACATTATACACATGAAGAGACATTGATTACGCTAGTTTAATactttatgatatatatttttctcatttaaaacTCTTAAAATCCTTTTCGTTATTAATACATGgttctttcttttttgaaaaaaaaaaatcacagaTTTGGTTCAGATACTAACTACAATTCTTAAATTTCAAGACTAAGAAATGTGACATTTAAATATGAGCTGGAAAATAATATCTGACAGAGAGAACTTACTGATGATCGATTCGACAAGTTAAATTTGATGATATCATACACCTGAGATCTTCATCTGATAAACTCTTCCTTGAATAGCCAAACACAACAACATTCTGCAGACACAAGAAAGAGGGACTCATTTCCTTCATCTGTATGTTTTTGTTTCTATATCATGTGAGATAGTTAAAAGACGGGGTTAGTTACCCTTCCTTCTCATATGTAATTTTATGATCGAAATCAGTCTTTCTCGTTGTTTTCTCTCCAAGAAAAGATAAATTGTAGCAGTTTAATACCAATAATCAAAGAGAATGTAACTTACTTGTTATTAAGATTTCCTAGACCTTCACAACAACTTTTTTAATACaaacattaatttttcaaaagaataaactctacaaaatatattataggtGTTACCTCTGGAAGATAACCAGTGTAGTAAAGAGCAAATAGTGCAGGAAAGATCTTTGACCTAGCAAGTTCACCGGTAGCTCCAATGACAGCAATAACCAGAGAAGACCCTGGACTAGTGAAGACATTAGTTGGCTGCAATGATGGCGCAGATACTAAAGAAGTATGTGTTGGAGTGGAATCGCGATGCTGTGAATTTGTATCTAAAAGATGTGCATGTTTCCCTATTAAATGagaataattattacaaaaCCAGAAgatagaaataaatatttaagggAAAGAAGTGGAATGAAAAGAATTATATGCTTTTTCTACACATATTATATAACCAATCAGATTTTCTCGTGTACGAAACAATAACTAACCACTTAACGAACTGATAGGTGATGGTTCGTCATCAATATGTTCTTCACTGGTTGGAGATGCTTCGGTAAACTCTTTTGGCTGATCTGTGTCTAGAATCTGCAGccttttaaattcatattttgatTCACGCTTTTTACTCTTCCTCCAAATGTTTATGTTTCTAAGCATCCAAAGCCTCCAGCCACATAATGTATTGCAGAAATTCGAGGAACCTCCTCCATTGAATACACGGCTGCTGCCATGCACACTGAAAAGTGAAGCTACCTGTGCAGATGAATAAATGATTAGTGAAGAAGCTGCATTATCTGTGTGTGTTCCTCCTTCTTGAAAAAAACAGGAAAAACACTGGCATCTAAGATCAAATGAGAAACCATTTGTAAATCATTTCAAACTCTAAGTTCAAACCATATAATAAGATAAAGTAttgaatacaaaatttatttaacgAGGTTCAACCAACATATAATACGAAATATTATTGCAAactcataatataatatctaacaTTTTAGCACTCCATCTCAAATTCAAGTTAGGAATGTCTTTGTTTCCTGCTACTATTCAGGATTCGTCTCCACTCTTAATGCTTTGTTACTCGCTCTTTATTAAGCAAAATGAACATCAAACAATCTAAAAGAACCAGATGATCAaacaatccaatccaatccaatccaatccaatagAACCAAGTGATCAAACGATCCAAGCAAGACAATCATCCATGTACCAACAAATGACAAGTTCAGGATTGATGTCCAAAACACGAACAGGGCAATGTGAAAGTTTCAGAAAACATGGAAACTGAACTGCCACAAACACAATAAATCGCTGATTGATCTAAAAACATTATCTTTATTCGGTTTGAACTGCACTTTAAGTTGAATTAAACTCAACAAGTTCACAACCCAGTTGGATCAAGAAGATTATACGAGAAGATCGAGGAAAAtgatgaaatttattttttgttgggGAAAGCTAAAGAGGGAAACGATTACTCACCGGAAAGGCTGGAACTTTAGTCGCCCGGAAATAGACTCTGTTTGTGGAAACAGTGTGCCGGCTAGAGATAGGTTTTACCGACAAGGGCACCGGCGGCGACGAGGAAGTGAGGATGAGGGACATGTTTTTGTTCTATACTAACAGTAACATCACGAGTTTCTTCATTGTAGCTTTAATTCAGCACACTCAATAATGTTCAAATCAGACCAGACCAGACCTTGGAGTTGTATtttgaaagaaagagagaataaTAAGGTtaccatttataaaaaaaaataaattcaagaaatagTCTCTATCTGGTCCACAATTCGAAAATCTATAATCCAATTGGTCccttttaacttataaattatttttttcatttattgctaataaatcTTGAGATACACTCTAATCCTAATTATCTCAaggtttatttttatcaaaatttaaataattttatgaattaagaAAATGATACATATATGATTATAACCCTTTAAGTAAGATCAAAATTGAGAAAGTCATGGGACAATAAAGGAGAATATAATTGGCGTTTGTTagtattagaatttttttttcttataaactcACCGAGAGCAAGAATTTTACggttactaatataataaatattttaaaataaataaataaattgatgatGATGGCATTAATTCATGaacttataattttacattCAATCATAaacataatgaatatttatctatacaaatattttaatttatcataaaaattattcaaataaacactaAATGTTTTAATGAGAAATGTGTAACATAATCCTTAAACTTCAAATGTAATGACCTATCAAATAAATGTCAAAGAAACCATAAATAGAAGGATAGAAGAAAAATCTAGCTAGCTTTATGCACTATAACACTGATTTCTTGTATGATTTGGAATCAATCTTAGCAACAGCTCTGTTGTACACCCTTCAATTCTGgagtaatatataataaacatattagGAAGAAACCTAAGTTGAGCATATGAGAACTCCGCAATAGTATTAGGATGGGTGACCTTTGAAAAGTTCTCGTATcgtactttaaaaaaaaaaaatttactaagATAGTACAACGGTAAGAGTCGGTTTACAAGATCACATATTCGATTCTAACTGAAAACGTTTTAAATGAAAGAGAATACCAAAATGGATGTGGTGAATTTGTATCTAAAAGTAGGGAATGTTTCCTATTTAATGAGcataattaaagaagaaaattcTAAAgcaagataaaaaaaactcttattctTACGATCTTATgtgctttttttttatttatatataaattttttatagtgCTAGTTCATTTGTTAAGTTTTGATACGTAACTTATATAacctgtttatttatttttttatatttataatattatttaataattaatattatatatttaatgttatatatatttatattaataaattatttaaattaaaaataatatatttgaaaatacattatattaatatattaatttttgttaatatataaatttaactattaacaaattatttaaattaaaaaataatatattttaaaataaataatatgaatatattaatttttatatatttaataatattttaaaattcttagaattttcctattttataataattttaaatatatatatatattttaagtctgTTCATCTCTTCCAATCCAAGCTCGGCGTTCTTCAGTTCTAGGTCGCGATTTCTTCAAATCGTATCTTCTGATGTGATAAGTTTCAAACTTCAAACTCGTCTATTCCTGTAATACAGCTTCCGTCCAGGTATATTTCATACTTCAAACTCATTTTCTCTTGTAATTGCAAACTGATGTACTTCAGCTTATTAGAATCTGCAATTTTAGTAATTTCTTAGCTTAGATTGAACTGCTTAGAAGCTTACAACCTAGATTTACTAGTAAAGTAAATTGCTTACAACTTATTTGAATGAGTATTGATTGATGTCATTCTTTTTACTTAGAACACATCTCAACAAATTCAACCTAATCACATTGGAAATAGGTTGGAAACATGCTAAAATGTGTTGGGTTTTGTCTAGTTTTTGTGCTGAATTTGTGTTCTTAGAAAAAAGAATAGGCTTTTCAACTCATGGACTGTACTGTATTAGTATAAACTGTATTTGTTATTGAACAATGAATATTTGATTCATTAGGAGCTGAAAAACAGATGAAAACTATACTGAAATATGTATTGAATGTTAGACATTAGTAGGTAATCTGTAGAGTTTATAGTTTGTATTGTAAAATGTTGCTCTATTTTCTCTCGTTATTGTCTCGTCTCACCAAAAATATGTTATCTTTTGCATTGGATGTTCTTGTAAACTCGTCAAGGTGAAAGAAAAATGGAGGAGAAGCTCGAAATTTCTCTAGACAAGCTTCCAATTAAGCGCCTTGAAGCCATTGAGGAAAATGGACTTGAGCGCTACCCTTCGTAATTTTCCTAATCTCGCGTGTTTAAATTCTTCTGCTTTGTCTTTCTCTTCTCTATCTCACTCTCTTTTCCTGGGTAGTGATGTAGGATATGAAGAGAAGAGAGTCAATGAAATTCGGAGAATAGATTTCGCGTGGGCGGTAGGGAGAGAGGATCCTAACAAGAAGCAAAAGACAACCTCTGCTTCTTCTAAGGAGAGTGCAACTTCATGGCCGTGGCAGAGCATGGTGGAGAACTTGCAGTTGGCTCAACAAGAGCTCTCTGTCATCATCGACCTCATCAACACTGTGAGTCTCTCGTTTTTCCCTTGCATTTCTTCTATGGTTTAGGCAGTTTCTTTGTATCAATAATTTTCCTGGTATTCTGTTTAATTTTGTGCTATAGGATTTTACGTTTATCATTTCTTAATTGAATTATGATTCAAGCAATAGAGTGGTTTAATTCGATATAGGCATGGATGTGAAATTGAAATGATGAAATTCTAACAAGCAATGGCTCGATTTACATTTCATGAACCCTAATATTACTTGTAGCTGGAGGCTAATGATGCGGTTACAGTTGCTAGCATGACCAGGCCAAAACCGTTGCCTAATGAACATGTTGCAGATCTTGCTGTATCTACTGCCACTAAGCTACAGTGCTTTCGGGTAATCTCTTTTCCACTTATTCTTCCTCCTATTAACAGAAAGTCACTTATCatccttttataaaatattaataaagtagTTATATATAAAGAGCTCGATCGGCTAAGAAAATCTGTTTATTTGATAGCATCTAGGAAAATATTTCAAGCAATCTGCCAACGCATTGGAACGGCAAGTAACTAGAGAAGCACGATTCTATGGAGCCCTTATCAGGTTctgttatattttatacatgCATTcgaaataaatacaaaatttccTAATTCCGACACTTTGTATCTATATGTGTGTTCACTA includes:
- the LOC124941187 gene encoding inactive glucose-6-phosphate 1-dehydrogenase 4, chloroplastic; translated protein: MSLILTSSSPPVPLSVKPISSRHTVSTNRVYFRATKVPAFPVASLFSVHGSSRVFNGGGSSNFCNTLCGWRLWMLRNINIWRKSKKRESKYEFKRLQILDTDQPKEFTEASPTSEEHIDDEPSPISSLSGKHAHLLDTNSQHRDSTPTHTSLVSAPSLQPTNVFTSPGSSLVIAVIGATGELARSKIFPALFALYYTGYLPENVVVFGYSRKSLSDEDLRCMISSNLTCRIDHQQSCADKLETFLSRTFYLNGGSDNKEGMSELHSRMNLVEGDSGANRIFYLAVPQEALLDVSSSLAHYAQTRNGWNRVIVEKPFGFDLPSSSNLTRYLLSKFEEKQLYRIDHLLGRNIIENLIVLRFSNLIFQPLWNRAYIRNIQVILSEDMAMQMQGKYFEGYGVIRDIVHSHILQTIALLAMEPPISLSGEDIRNEKVKLLRSIRKLELRDFILGQYKDTHGGGKIENNVDDLTPTFFAAALFIDNARWDGVPFLIRTGLGLLEHRVEIRIQFRHVPGNLYREHFGHNLDLNTNELILREAPDEAILVKINNKIPGLGMMLDASELNLLYKDKYDVQIPCSYEQLLLDVIDGDNHLFMRSDEVSAGWNILSPVLEEIDKKNIRPEFYELGGRGPIGAYYLWAKHGVRWVED